A region of Antedon mediterranea chromosome 8, ecAntMedi1.1, whole genome shotgun sequence DNA encodes the following proteins:
- the LOC140056826 gene encoding putative defense protein 3, which translates to MNQVVFVVILFCFGNVAAYPSGAASSACESMTPNHGASAQPNNESPYNVTISSSAYTYESEIQIQISSDVNFKGFLLQVRNPDTDEIYGEFIENPPSTKYLGCTGGTSNAVTHSDSTNKMFLEFTWKANFQNGPSTLVPYVTVVQSRLTFWVKLEGPEINSCNLNCLNGGTCSFNGNGEEICNCDDGFSGPTCKIITVYCPCKN; encoded by the exons ATGAATCAAGTTGTATTTGTGGTAATACTGTTCTGTTTTGGGAATGTGGCAGCCTACCCATCTGGTGCCGCAAGTTCTGCTTGTGAGAGCATGACTCCCAACCATGGAGCTTCGGCACAGCCTAACAACGAGTCGCCATATAATGTTACGATCAGTTCCTCAGCATATACATATGAAAGCGAAATACAAA TTCAGATATCTTCAGATGTAAATTTTAAGGGATTTCTTTTACAAGTAAGGAATCCGGATACTGATGAAATCTATGGCGAATTCATCGAAAACCCACCATCTACGAAATATTTGGGTTGTACTGGCGGTACTTCAAATGCAGTCACTCATTCAGACTCAACGAACAAAATGTTTCTAGAGTTTACATGGAAGGCAAACTTCCAAAATGGCCCATCGACACTTGTTCCATA tGTCACGGTCGTTCAGAGCAGGCTAACATTTTGGGTAAAACTTGAGGGACCGGAAATTAATT CATGCAACTTGAACTGTTTAAATGGAGGTACATGCAGCTTCAATGGGAATGGTGAAGAAATCTGTAATTGTGATGATGGGTTTTCAGGACCTACTTGCAAAATTA taacTGTGTATTGTCCATGTAAAAACTAA